The DNA sequence GCGAGCAGGCGCGGGTCTCGCAGGGACTCGTCGTCGTCCCGACCGACAGCGCCACGCCGGAGCAGCGCGCCAAGTACGAGGCGTTCGCGGCGAACCGGCTGCCGCGCACCGAGTCCCCGCAGGGCCCGGCGCGGATGCTGTTCTCCCCCGACTTCGTCGGCACCTCCGCGGAGATCGCCGACCGGCTGCACGCCCACGCCGCGTTCCGGGAGATCGACGAGGTCGCCTTCGCGCTGCCGTTCACCTTCGAGCACGAGGACTACGTCCAGATCCTCACCGACATCGCGACGAAGCTCGGCCCGGAGCTGGGCCGCCACCCCTGAGACGCGGAAAGTCCACAGTGGCCTCCCCGACGGAGACCACTGTGGACAGTGTGCCGCGAATTACTTGTTGGTGCCCGGGGTCAGCACCTTGTCGATGACGAAGACGGTGGCATTCTTGGTGGGGATGTTGCCACAGAGGATCTTCGCGCCGTTGACGGTCATGTTGTCACCGGTGCCCTCGATCTTCAGCGGGCCACCGGCGGCGTTGAGCGAGTCGAGCGTGCCGGCCGAGGCGAGGCCCTTGGCGTCGTAACGCTTGCCGACGACGTGGTACTGCAGGATCGGCGACAGCTCGGCCGGCTTGCCCGCCAGCTCGTTGAACTTGGCGTCACCCAGCGCCGCGAAGGCCGGGTCGGCCGGCGCGAACACGGTGATGGCCGGGGCGCTGTTGAGCGTGTCGACCAGGTTGGTGGCCTTGACCGCGGCGACCAGCTTGGTCAGCAGCGGGTTGGTCGAGGCGGCGGAGGCGACGGGCTGCGGGCCCATCGAGTCCAGCGAACCCGGCGCCGAACCCTGCGGCAGCTGCGAGCAGGCGGGACCGAAGACGTCGGCGTTGGTGGTCATGCCGTTCGAGGCGCCCGAGTCGGCGCTGGAGGACGGCGCGGCCATCGAGGAGGACGGGGCCGGGGCCGGAGCGCTGGAGCTGGCCGACGACGCGGTGTCGCTGCCGCTGCACGCGGTCAGGGTGAGCGCGGCGGCCGCCGTCAGACCGATACCGGCGATACGAAGGTTACGCACGAAAAATCACTCCATTATGCGGCTTGGACAGTTCACTCGGAACTGTTTGTTGTGAGTCATTCGGGACTACCCGGAAAACGGATTGGGTCCGATCGGGTGACGCGGCTCACCATGCGGTGAAAGCCTTGCGGTGCATGAGGAAGGCCGATCCGCGAGTCGCCTTCGTCGGCGCTTCGGGATCGGTGTTCCCCGCCGGTGATCAGGTCAGGGAAATCGTGCTTACGGCCGCCGTCGTCGGGCCGGCGGAACCGCCCGCGGGCTCGACGGTGATGCCGATGTGGTCGGTGCCCGGCGGGATCGCGGCGAGCATCGGGCGCATCTGGTGCGGCGACTCGGGCTGCATCAGCCCCGCAGACCGCGTGCCGTCGGCGCCGGTGAACCACACCTGGTAGGCGTGGCCCGCGTCGAGCGCCGGGAACCCGGAGGCGAGCAGGACGGCCTTGCCCTGGCCGCGCGACACCACGAGCGTCGCGCCGCTCAGGCCGGAACCCTTGACCGTCGAGGCGTCCGGCGCGGTCAGCACCGAATTGAGCGACGCCTGTTCCTGCTGGGCGGCGTCGAGCTGCCGGTCACTGGAGGCGGTGTGCACGCCGAACGCGACCGCCACCACGGCCGCCGCCGCGGCGCCGAACAGCGCGGTGCGCACCTGCCAGGTCCGGCGCCCGTGGCCGGCCGCGCCGATGGCGGTCACCTTGGGCGGCAGCTGACGGGTGCGGGTCACCTCGGCCAGCACCCGGGCCCGCAGCTCGGCCGGCGGATCGACCGCCACGGCGACGGCGAGCCGCGAACCGGTCGCCCGCAGCTCCTCGACCTCCTGGCGGCAGGCGGCGCACTCCCCGAGGTGCCGTTCGAACTCGGCACGCTCCACATCGGACACCGCGTCGAGCGCGTAGGCGCCGGTCAGCGTGTGCAGTTCGGCGGTCATCGTTCCACCCCCAAGCAGTCGCGCAGCCGGATGAGCCCGTCCCGGATCCGGGTCTTGACGGTGCCCGGTGCCACCTTCAGCACCTCGGCCACTTCCGGGTAGGTGTAGCCGTTGTAGTAGGCCAGCACGATGGACTCGCGCTGCAGTTCGGTCAGCGCGGACAGGCACTGGCGCACCCGTTCCTGATCCAGGCTGGCCATGGTGGACTCGGTGACCTCGTCGAACGGCCGTTGCACGTCCATCCGGCCGACCTTGTCCTCGCGGTCGAGCACGGCCTGGTGGGAGCGCACGCGGTCGACGGCCCGGCGGTGGGCGATCATCAGCACCCACGACAGCGCGCTGCCGCGCTCCGGGACGAACCTCGTGGCCTTGCGCCACACCTCCACCAGAACCTCCTGCGCCACTTCTTCGGCCTGGGCGTGGTTGCGCAGCACGCGCATCGCCAGTCCCAGCACCGGACCGGCGATGAGGTCGTAGAGCGACGAGAAAGCGCCCTCGTCCCCGGCCCCGACCCGCTGCAGCAGCTCTTCGGCACTGGCCACGGTCACCGGAGCCTCGTCCGTATGCAGCCGCAGCCGCCCACGCTCACCCATCCCCGGTAACCTCCACGTCACCCACCACGCCCTCCGGCATCTGCGGAGGATTCGCGGCCGGCGGGCGCGGCGGACTGGTCTGCGCGGCGATGAGGTGGCGTGTCCCACCCGGGCGGGGCAAGTTCGGCGACCGGACCCATCCGGCGGGTCGGCGGCTCCGAAGACCTGGTGTCGCGGACTCGGCCCGGTCCGGCCGCTTTGTGAAAACCGCGGCGGATCCTTCACATTCGAGTGTGGGTGTTTGCCCTTTTTTCCGCGCTCACGGTGACCTTTCGCACTTCTTGGTCCCCTATGGAGTGAAACGCTTTCGTATTGAGAAGGCACTAACCTCACTATGGGTTATCCCAAGAGCAAGATCGACAGAACCGACGAGACGTGAGGGGCCACCCCATG is a window from the Amycolatopsis sp. NBC_00355 genome containing:
- a CDS encoding fasciclin domain-containing protein, translating into MRNLRIAGIGLTAAAALTLTACSGSDTASSASSSAPAPAPSSSMAAPSSSADSGASNGMTTNADVFGPACSQLPQGSAPGSLDSMGPQPVASAASTNPLLTKLVAAVKATNLVDTLNSAPAITVFAPADPAFAALGDAKFNELAGKPAELSPILQYHVVGKRYDAKGLASAGTLDSLNAAGGPLKIEGTGDNMTVNGAKILCGNIPTKNATVFVIDKVLTPGTNK
- a CDS encoding anti-sigma factor, which encodes MTAELHTLTGAYALDAVSDVERAEFERHLGECAACRQEVEELRATGSRLAVAVAVDPPAELRARVLAEVTRTRQLPPKVTAIGAAGHGRRTWQVRTALFGAAAAAVVAVAFGVHTASSDRQLDAAQQEQASLNSVLTAPDASTVKGSGLSGATLVVSRGQGKAVLLASGFPALDAGHAYQVWFTGADGTRSAGLMQPESPHQMRPMLAAIPPGTDHIGITVEPAGGSAGPTTAAVSTISLT
- the sigK gene encoding ECF RNA polymerase sigma factor SigK, which encodes MGERGRLRLHTDEAPVTVASAEELLQRVGAGDEGAFSSLYDLIAGPVLGLAMRVLRNHAQAEEVAQEVLVEVWRKATRFVPERGSALSWVLMIAHRRAVDRVRSHQAVLDREDKVGRMDVQRPFDEVTESTMASLDQERVRQCLSALTELQRESIVLAYYNGYTYPEVAEVLKVAPGTVKTRIRDGLIRLRDCLGVER